From a region of the Gemmatimonadota bacterium genome:
- a CDS encoding lysylphosphatidylglycerol synthase domain-containing protein — protein sequence MKVQKWAGRWSRWRLQVIPILNLSLFGLAIWMVDRVVGEYPYARILGALREIPIGAMALSLLLTLAGYLALVGYDRVALLRTSHDIPLRRTAIPSFVSIAVSNSAPASVVTAGGLRYRLFRPLGVTGAEAAGMAVFNMVTWLTGISTLAGLVLLIRNRWPSTLAGAAILLAPTTYFLMTHLARGPIRMLRWTIPLPSGAVVRRQFAVSLTDWLLSSAALYVLIRGVAPVSYLGLLSAFFLAQTVTLSVPVPGGIGVFEAVVLLAIPEGETAPPVLAALFAYRVIYYLIPLVMAGALLAARGILESRTSDLPRGDLLARASTVAHTIVAGVTLVAGMVLLTGGAIPVDEVRLAWISGLLPLSVLELSHFLGSVAGAGLLILAWGLQRRIHRAYIMVRSLFGAGIVLALLRSFDLFTATLLCLALLVLLAAGKAFPREASLLREPMDAGWAFALGAVIFLNFFVGLQLQERLGFSGETWWHFALLSHGPRAARAGVGAGVVLLLFVLARVLAQAVQDAPSHAGQSDPGMPL from the coding sequence GTGAAGGTCCAGAAATGGGCGGGGCGGTGGAGCCGGTGGCGGCTGCAGGTGATTCCGATCCTGAACCTTTCCCTGTTCGGGCTCGCGATCTGGATGGTGGATCGTGTGGTGGGAGAATATCCCTATGCCCGGATCCTGGGAGCGCTCCGGGAGATTCCCATCGGTGCGATGGCCTTGTCCCTTCTCCTGACCTTGGCGGGATACCTCGCGCTGGTCGGGTACGACCGCGTGGCCCTCCTGCGCACCAGCCATGATATTCCGCTCCGCCGCACGGCAATTCCCTCTTTCGTGAGCATCGCGGTCAGCAACTCCGCCCCCGCCTCGGTGGTCACCGCGGGCGGATTGAGATACCGACTGTTTCGCCCCCTCGGAGTGACCGGGGCAGAGGCGGCGGGAATGGCGGTATTCAACATGGTGACCTGGCTTACCGGGATCAGTACGTTGGCCGGCCTGGTCCTGCTGATTCGGAACCGCTGGCCGAGCACCCTTGCGGGAGCCGCGATTCTCCTCGCCCCCACGACGTATTTCTTGATGACCCATCTGGCTCGGGGGCCGATTCGCATGCTCCGCTGGACCATTCCGCTGCCGTCCGGAGCGGTCGTGCGACGGCAGTTTGCGGTCTCGCTCACGGACTGGCTCCTCTCTTCGGCGGCGCTTTACGTGTTGATTCGGGGCGTGGCCCCGGTCTCCTACCTTGGACTTCTTTCGGCCTTTTTTCTCGCGCAGACCGTCACCCTAAGCGTTCCGGTACCGGGTGGAATCGGTGTGTTCGAGGCGGTGGTTCTCCTGGCGATTCCCGAGGGCGAGACCGCCCCACCCGTGCTGGCCGCCCTCTTCGCCTACCGGGTGATCTACTATCTCATTCCATTGGTCATGGCGGGCGCCCTCTTGGCGGCTCGGGGAATCCTGGAATCACGCACGAGCGACCTTCCCCGGGGAGATCTCTTGGCACGCGCTTCGACGGTGGCCCATACCATTGTGGCGGGGGTCACCTTGGTGGCCGGGATGGTCCTCCTAACCGGAGGCGCGATCCCCGTCGACGAGGTGCGCCTCGCGTGGATATCGGGCCTTCTGCCTCTTTCCGTGCTCGAGTTATCGCATTTCCTGGGTAGCGTCGCAGGTGCGGGTTTGCTCATCCTGGCCTGGGGGCTCCAGCGCAGAATCCACCGCGCGTATATAATGGTTCGCTCCCTCTTCGGAGCGGGAATCGTCCTCGCGCTCTTGCGGTCGTTCGACCTCTTCACCGCAACCCTTTTGTGCTTGGCCTTGCTGGTGCTATTGGCCGCAGGAAAAGCGTTTCCCCGTGAAGCTTCTCTCCTCCGGGAGCCCATGGATGCGGGTTGGGCCTTCGCTCTGGGAGCGGTCATTTTCTTGAATTTCTTCGTGGGGCTACAACTCCAGGAGCGACTTGGCTTTTCGGGGGAAACGTGGTGGCACTTCGCGCTGCTGAGTCACGGACCCAGGGCGGCCCGCGCGGGCGTCGGCGCGGGCGTCGTCCTCCTCCTGTTCGTGCTTGCGAGAGTTCTCGCGCAGGCGGTGCAGGATGCACCTTCGCACGCCGGCCAGTCCGACCCGGGCATGCCGCTATGA
- a CDS encoding phosphoenolpyruvate carboxylase, with protein sequence MIDGTAESSPLSQNIHLVGDLLGTAIRERFGDRILGLVEELRLLCRDGEAADSVGREIQDSPARGSPAHPPERAAMRLASLELADLVRLLRAFTSFFHLVNQVEKQEIIRINRSRSRAAGGEAARPESIAEVVRDLAVGGVPFEELVHLLERLDIQPTLTAHPTEVRRRTILDKQRRIAELLGRLRHADVTPDEVGALKDDIYNEILILLATDEIRAEKPEVRDEVLQGLHFLTGVIWDTVPRIHADLRRAVGRHYGQAFLPDLPALLRYRSWMGGDRDGNPLVTAEVTRWTLAAHRRAALERHVLEIEALAEELSLSADQVRVPGQFAESLARDEETVPLPAHLGRRYRSEPFRRKALHVLARLRILIEEMDGSPPATEVSRYAARDFVADLELTRAALVSVGFEAVAHNGRIARVLILARAFGFHLAALDVRQHSDAHERAVTALLAQCGIESDYSRLEEDARVAVLERLLGTPGRLLGPQARPCEEASDLIATLEVVRDAALGEPESVGGWIVSMTHAVSDLLEPMLLAREAGLWSFEDGRVRSKLDFVPLFETIQDLESAPERMEELFTSPLFREQLRARNGLQEVMLGYSDSNKDGGYWMANDALHRAQDALGRVSGKHGVNLRLFHGRGGTVGRGGGRANRAIFAMPPSVHNGRIRFTEQGEVISFRYSLPDIAHRHTEQIVSAMVRTIAPGRVTAEPSESGPRLLGEIARRSMKAYRELIEDPDFWDWYTSVTPIEHISLLPIASRPVSRGTSSRVAFEGLRAIPWVFAWTQVRYGVPGWYGTGAALSGLLEEDPTAVDELRRLYEEWPYLRAVLDNTELEMVRSRLSVAEKYDRLARAPARPQAELPGTRGRIGTAKREVRQTAASSFHLRIMADFDRSRAAILRITGRSALLDSDPVIRRSIQLRNPYTDVLNLIQVELLERWRSRNDDPDLEESLGRALFLSINGIAAAMQSTG encoded by the coding sequence TTGATCGACGGAACGGCAGAGTCTTCGCCGCTGAGCCAGAACATCCATCTCGTCGGCGACCTGCTTGGCACGGCGATCCGGGAACGTTTCGGGGACCGGATCTTGGGGCTCGTCGAAGAGCTCCGGCTCCTTTGCAGGGATGGCGAGGCCGCGGACAGCGTCGGGAGGGAGATTCAGGATTCTCCTGCGCGGGGAAGCCCGGCGCATCCGCCGGAACGTGCGGCGATGCGCCTCGCTTCTCTCGAGTTGGCGGATCTCGTGCGACTTCTTCGGGCTTTCACGTCGTTCTTTCACCTCGTCAATCAAGTCGAAAAGCAGGAGATCATTCGGATCAATCGGTCGCGTTCCCGCGCCGCCGGGGGCGAGGCGGCGCGTCCTGAATCCATCGCCGAGGTGGTTCGAGACCTGGCCGTTGGGGGGGTGCCGTTCGAAGAGTTGGTCCACCTCCTCGAACGATTGGACATTCAACCCACGCTCACCGCGCACCCCACGGAGGTCCGGCGCCGAACGATCCTCGACAAACAGCGGCGCATCGCGGAGCTCCTCGGACGCCTCCGTCACGCGGACGTCACCCCCGATGAGGTAGGGGCCCTCAAAGACGACATCTACAACGAAATCCTGATCCTGCTGGCCACGGACGAGATCCGGGCCGAGAAGCCCGAAGTCCGAGATGAAGTCTTACAAGGGCTGCATTTCCTCACCGGCGTGATCTGGGACACCGTCCCGCGAATCCACGCCGATCTCCGGCGCGCCGTCGGGCGCCACTACGGGCAGGCTTTCCTCCCCGACTTGCCGGCACTGCTGCGTTATCGGTCGTGGATGGGTGGAGACCGGGACGGCAACCCGTTGGTGACCGCTGAGGTGACCCGATGGACCCTGGCCGCGCACCGGCGGGCTGCGCTGGAAAGGCACGTCCTAGAGATCGAGGCCCTGGCCGAGGAGCTCAGCCTTTCCGCGGACCAGGTCAGAGTCCCGGGCCAGTTCGCCGAATCCTTGGCCCGGGATGAAGAGACTGTGCCTCTCCCGGCTCACCTGGGTCGGCGATACCGGAGCGAGCCGTTCCGTCGAAAGGCGCTTCACGTCCTGGCGCGGCTCCGGATCCTTATCGAGGAGATGGATGGTTCGCCGCCGGCCACCGAGGTCTCGCGGTACGCCGCACGCGACTTCGTGGCGGATCTGGAGCTCACGCGCGCGGCACTCGTGTCGGTGGGGTTCGAGGCCGTGGCCCACAACGGGCGAATCGCGCGGGTCCTGATCCTCGCCCGTGCGTTCGGATTCCACCTCGCCGCCCTGGACGTGCGGCAGCACAGCGATGCCCACGAGCGTGCGGTAACGGCACTTCTCGCGCAGTGCGGGATTGAATCGGACTACTCCCGGCTGGAGGAAGATGCCCGAGTCGCGGTCCTGGAGCGACTGCTGGGGACGCCCGGGCGCCTCCTGGGCCCGCAGGCAAGACCGTGCGAGGAGGCGTCGGATTTGATAGCAACACTGGAGGTCGTCCGAGACGCGGCCCTCGGCGAGCCGGAATCCGTCGGTGGGTGGATCGTCAGCATGACTCACGCCGTGAGTGATCTTCTCGAACCGATGCTTCTCGCGAGGGAAGCTGGGCTCTGGTCTTTCGAGGACGGCCGGGTGCGCTCGAAGCTCGATTTCGTTCCTCTGTTCGAGACGATCCAGGACCTGGAGTCCGCACCAGAACGCATGGAGGAACTCTTCACGAGCCCCCTCTTCCGAGAACAGCTCCGGGCCCGCAACGGACTCCAGGAAGTGATGCTCGGGTATTCGGACAGCAACAAGGACGGCGGATACTGGATGGCGAACGATGCCCTTCACCGCGCACAGGACGCCCTCGGACGCGTAAGCGGGAAACACGGCGTAAACCTCCGGCTCTTCCACGGACGCGGCGGAACCGTGGGTCGGGGAGGTGGGAGGGCGAACCGCGCGATTTTCGCCATGCCTCCATCCGTGCATAACGGGCGGATACGATTCACCGAGCAGGGCGAGGTCATCTCCTTTCGGTACTCACTTCCCGACATCGCTCACCGCCACACCGAGCAGATCGTCAGCGCGATGGTCCGAACGATTGCGCCTGGACGAGTCACGGCGGAACCCTCCGAGAGCGGTCCGCGCCTTCTTGGGGAAATCGCGCGGCGCTCAATGAAGGCATACCGGGAGCTGATCGAGGATCCGGATTTCTGGGACTGGTACACCAGCGTGACGCCCATTGAGCACATCAGCCTCCTCCCGATCGCCTCCCGGCCCGTTTCGCGAGGGACGTCCTCGCGCGTCGCGTTCGAGGGTCTGCGCGCCATTCCCTGGGTCTTCGCCTGGACGCAGGTCCGCTACGGCGTTCCAGGGTGGTATGGCACGGGTGCGGCCCTCAGTGGGTTGCTCGAGGAGGATCCCACGGCGGTCGACGAGTTGCGGCGGCTGTACGAGGAGTGGCCTTACCTCCGAGCCGTTCTGGACAATACGGAGCTCGAGATGGTGCGATCCCGGCTGTCCGTGGCGGAGAAGTACGACCGACTCGCGCGCGCGCCCGCGCGCCCGCAGGCCGAGCTTCCGGGCACACGCGGGCGGATTGGAACGGCGAAGAGGGAGGTGCGACAGACGGCGGCCTCGAGCTTTCACCTTCGCATCATGGCGGATTTCGACCGAAGTCGAGCCGCCATTCTCCGAATCACCGGTCGCAGCGCACTGCTCGATTCGGATCCGGTAATCCGGCGGTCGATCCAGCTTCGAAACCCCTATACGGACGTGCTGAACCTCATTCAGGTCGAGCTTCTCGAGAGATGGCGCTCGCGGAACGACGATCCTGACCTCGAGGAGTCGCTTGGCCGGGCGCTCTTCCTCAGCATCAATGGAATCGCAGCGGCCATGCAGAGCACGGGTTAG
- a CDS encoding sulfite oxidase, whose amino-acid sequence MRPVPESSSFPQVQTRREAIRTMGLAAVGLAVTPVPGFPLSWFRAQEMVVPFTDVPDTFTGRRGGTETYPGQNLSAQDLRNLVEWVTPIEDYFVVSHYPIPEIAQASYSLQVTGLVDRPLTLTFAQLRARPRVERTTVFECGGNARGLFHGMVGNATWTGTELRPLLDEAGPTSLAREAHFWGTDVGTEEIRGNEYEQNFARSMSLEQILETNPILAYEMNGEPLPVVHGFPVRLIVPGWYGVAQVKWLQRIDLSTDRLMTRFMARDYVTLMGREVDGQTEWVETSVTRQRVKSAIARVTRAGDQFTIFGVAYGDGTPLRSVEVRVDDGSWISAELDRPGDPFTWTFFTARTTGIANGEHTVVSRATDTLGRTQPENLELKRTRWENNELFVRTIAVS is encoded by the coding sequence ATGCGCCCCGTTCCCGAGTCGTCATCCTTCCCGCAAGTCCAGACGCGCCGCGAGGCGATTCGCACGATGGGGCTGGCCGCCGTGGGGCTCGCGGTCACTCCCGTTCCGGGCTTTCCCCTCTCCTGGTTCCGCGCGCAAGAGATGGTCGTCCCCTTCACGGATGTTCCGGACACTTTCACGGGGCGGCGCGGTGGCACGGAGACGTATCCGGGCCAGAACCTCAGCGCCCAGGACCTTCGGAACCTCGTGGAGTGGGTGACCCCGATCGAGGATTATTTCGTCGTCTCGCATTACCCCATTCCCGAAATTGCCCAGGCGTCCTATTCGCTCCAGGTCACGGGGCTGGTCGACCGCCCCCTTACCCTCACTTTCGCGCAGCTCCGCGCCCGCCCTCGGGTCGAGCGGACGACCGTCTTCGAGTGTGGCGGCAACGCGCGAGGGCTCTTCCATGGGATGGTGGGGAACGCGACCTGGACCGGAACCGAGCTCCGGCCGCTCCTTGATGAAGCCGGGCCGACGTCGCTGGCCCGTGAGGCCCACTTCTGGGGAACGGACGTCGGTACCGAGGAGATCCGTGGCAATGAGTACGAGCAGAACTTCGCCCGCTCGATGTCGCTCGAACAGATCCTCGAGACGAATCCGATCCTCGCCTACGAGATGAATGGCGAGCCGCTCCCGGTCGTGCATGGCTTCCCCGTCCGCCTCATCGTTCCCGGTTGGTACGGGGTCGCCCAGGTGAAGTGGCTGCAGCGGATCGATCTGAGCACCGACCGCCTGATGACCCGCTTCATGGCCAGGGACTACGTGACGCTGATGGGGCGCGAAGTGGACGGACAAACGGAGTGGGTCGAGACGTCGGTGACCCGCCAGCGAGTCAAGTCCGCGATCGCGCGCGTCACCCGCGCCGGCGACCAGTTCACGATCTTCGGAGTCGCTTACGGTGATGGGACGCCGCTCCGGAGCGTCGAGGTTCGCGTGGACGACGGAAGCTGGATCTCCGCCGAGCTGGACCGCCCCGGCGATCCTTTCACCTGGACCTTCTTCACCGCGCGGACGACCGGCATCGCGAACGGGGAGCACACCGTCGTCTCGCGGGCCACGGACACCCTCGGCCGCACGCAGCCCGAAAATCTCGAGCTCAAGCGGACCCGCTGGGAAAACAACGAGCTCTTCGTAAGGACGATCGCGGTATCGTAG